In one window of Leptospira sp. WS92.C1 DNA:
- a CDS encoding Gfo/Idh/MocA family oxidoreductase: MKTIAVVGTGQLGSRHLQSLGKLDKDTILYAVDPNPETLHTAKKIYDQFRIDHSPELKLLTSLADLPQKIDLAIIACSSKERLEVIKSLVSNVEKIQYLILEKVLFPNLSDYEEADKIFQSFGIQVWVNCNKRSNSTLFSDFEKLYEGEGSLKFEVSGSDWGLACNSIHFLDFFTSLTKNRELTLNGSLLDRNIFSAKRPGYIEFSGTLFGETSNGDEIRIEDRKGMNLPFTISLRTPKLNWIIDMRSDSYEIQDGSGLRQIPIQYQSQLTAVIANDLFATGICRLPSFQENSYLHQKMLTVLIQHLNVIGFKDPKVQCPIT, from the coding sequence ATGAAAACGATTGCCGTCGTCGGAACGGGACAGTTAGGAAGCCGGCATTTACAATCCCTTGGGAAGTTAGACAAAGATACAATTCTTTATGCAGTGGATCCGAATCCGGAAACGTTGCATACCGCGAAAAAGATTTATGATCAATTTAGAATAGATCATTCCCCAGAATTGAAGCTGTTGACTTCCCTTGCTGACTTGCCACAGAAGATCGATCTTGCTATCATTGCATGCAGTTCTAAGGAAAGATTAGAGGTTATTAAATCTCTAGTATCGAATGTAGAGAAAATTCAGTATCTAATTCTTGAAAAAGTCCTTTTTCCTAATCTATCCGATTATGAAGAAGCAGATAAAATTTTTCAATCTTTCGGCATTCAGGTTTGGGTGAATTGCAACAAGAGATCGAATTCTACTCTATTTTCTGATTTTGAAAAACTATACGAGGGGGAAGGTTCCTTAAAGTTTGAGGTTTCTGGAAGCGACTGGGGATTGGCTTGTAATTCTATACACTTCCTGGATTTTTTTACTTCTTTAACTAAAAATAGGGAACTTACTTTGAATGGGTCCTTATTGGATCGGAATATTTTTTCAGCTAAACGGCCCGGATACATTGAATTTTCGGGGACGTTATTCGGCGAAACGTCTAACGGAGATGAAATTAGAATCGAAGATAGAAAAGGAATGAATCTTCCTTTTACAATCAGTCTGAGGACGCCGAAGTTGAATTGGATAATCGATATGAGGTCGGATTCTTACGAAATTCAAGACGGGTCGGGTCTGAGACAAATCCCGATCCAATATCAAAGCCAGCTCACTGCCGTGATAGCAAACGATCTATTTGCAACGGGAATCTGTCGTTTACCTTCATTTCAAGAAAATTCTTATCTTCATCAAAAGATGCTTACTGTGCTGATTCAGCATTTAAATGTGATTGGTTTTAAGGATCCAAAAGTTCAATGCCCGATTACATAA
- a CDS encoding glycosyltransferase, with protein sequence MITKPLFSVLVANYNNGSFLNELVDSLKAQSFQEWEIVIVDDCSTDDSRNYLEVFSKDSRVTVVYHDKNKGAAAAFSSAANNAASPFCGLLGADDALHPDALEKMYSAHRMYPDASLIYSDYYICDFALNKLGRSGWVKAIPDGESIINQRTVSNFVTFKKESYDKTEGFDSELRRAVDQDLYFKLEEVGKVVYIDEPLYLYRSNPNGISQLGSSSKALLWEYIAVLKAVKRRSETKHIFRSLFTFKQTLKQIYYFLAGYMLNWNSLNSDRGRLGLSFISILKKMLF encoded by the coding sequence ATGATAACTAAACCTTTATTTTCCGTTTTAGTCGCAAATTATAACAACGGTTCTTTTTTGAATGAGCTTGTAGATAGCCTGAAAGCGCAATCTTTTCAAGAATGGGAGATTGTCATTGTAGACGATTGCTCGACAGATGATTCGAGGAATTATCTTGAAGTTTTTTCTAAAGATTCAAGAGTAACGGTAGTCTATCACGATAAAAATAAAGGTGCTGCCGCAGCGTTTTCTTCCGCAGCAAATAATGCAGCTTCACCATTTTGCGGGCTCTTAGGTGCGGATGATGCCCTGCATCCTGATGCATTAGAAAAAATGTATTCCGCTCATAGAATGTATCCGGATGCATCATTGATTTATAGCGACTATTACATTTGTGATTTTGCATTAAACAAACTTGGAAGAAGCGGATGGGTCAAAGCGATTCCGGATGGTGAGTCCATAATCAATCAAAGAACGGTTTCAAATTTTGTTACCTTCAAAAAAGAATCCTATGATAAAACGGAAGGATTTGATTCTGAACTCAGAAGGGCGGTTGATCAGGATTTATATTTTAAGTTGGAAGAAGTTGGTAAGGTGGTATATATAGATGAGCCATTGTATTTATACAGATCTAATCCCAACGGGATTTCTCAATTAGGAAGTTCTTCAAAGGCATTGCTTTGGGAATATATTGCCGTTTTGAAAGCTGTTAAAAGAAGATCGGAAACGAAACATATATTTAGATCTTTATTTACCTTTAAACAAACTTTGAAGCAAATTTATTATTTTTTAGCAGGATATATGCTGAATTGGAATTCTTTGAACTCGGATAGAGGGCGTCTGGGGTTAAGCTTTATTTCGATCTTAAAGAAAATGTTATTCTAA
- a CDS encoding DapH/DapD/GlmU-related protein, protein MLTNSKFPASPNSKENLNGVIIGKNAKIGANSTILPGVKIGPNALIGAGAVVTQDVEEGMIMIGNPAKAHRKSGY, encoded by the coding sequence GTGCTTACGAATTCAAAATTCCCAGCCTCTCCAAATTCAAAAGAGAATCTTAACGGTGTTATTATTGGAAAGAATGCGAAAATTGGAGCAAATTCTACCATACTACCAGGTGTTAAGATAGGACCTAACGCGCTAATCGGAGCGGGTGCAGTCGTTACACAAGATGTTGAAGAAGGAATGATTATGATTGGAAATCCAGCTAAAGCACATCGAAAATCGGGCTATTAA
- a CDS encoding DegT/DnrJ/EryC1/StrS family aminotransferase, with protein MEIQLKHIENRAINKMKIPFVDLKAQYLSIKDKIDSSIASVIESSSYIGGKYVQAFEQDFARWMNVEYCISCGNGTDSLEILLVSMGIGAGDEVIVPAHTWISTAEAVCNVGAKPIFADSELESFTISPDSFLKKITNRTKAVIPVHLYGQCADMDPILKISKEHNIKVIEDCAQAHGATYKGKKVGTLGNAGSFSFFPGKNLGAYGDAGAIVTNDSEIAEKARMIANHGQLSKHNHVLIGRNSRLDGLQAAILSVKLDYLNEWTEMRRTNAAYYKQLFVQANLAVQVPFERIDCKHVFHIFSIKVENRSSLLDLLKREEIEAAVHYPKILPDLTVFNPSNHKSDEFVHSRHDTSQCVSLPMYAELTREQIEKVVEIISKSN; from the coding sequence TTGGAAATCCAGCTAAAGCACATCGAAAATCGGGCTATTAATAAAATGAAAATTCCATTTGTTGATCTTAAGGCACAATATCTTTCTATAAAGGATAAGATCGATTCTTCAATTGCCTCGGTGATAGAATCGTCCTCATATATCGGTGGTAAATACGTACAGGCTTTTGAACAGGATTTTGCACGTTGGATGAATGTAGAATACTGTATAAGTTGTGGAAATGGAACCGATTCGTTAGAAATTTTATTGGTCAGTATGGGAATTGGAGCTGGAGACGAGGTAATTGTTCCGGCTCATACTTGGATTTCAACAGCTGAGGCCGTTTGTAACGTCGGCGCGAAACCGATTTTTGCTGATTCTGAACTTGAAAGTTTTACCATCAGTCCCGATTCTTTTTTAAAAAAAATTACAAATCGTACAAAAGCAGTAATTCCGGTTCATCTATATGGCCAGTGTGCAGATATGGACCCAATCTTAAAAATTTCAAAAGAACATAATATCAAAGTCATTGAAGATTGTGCACAGGCGCACGGTGCTACTTATAAAGGTAAAAAAGTTGGTACCTTGGGCAATGCAGGATCGTTTAGCTTTTTTCCAGGTAAGAATTTAGGTGCTTACGGCGATGCAGGGGCTATTGTTACGAACGATTCGGAAATTGCTGAAAAAGCTAGGATGATTGCGAATCACGGTCAGCTGAGTAAACACAATCATGTGTTAATTGGAAGAAATAGCAGGTTGGATGGGTTACAGGCCGCAATTCTCTCCGTAAAATTAGACTATTTGAATGAATGGACCGAGATGAGGCGAACGAATGCAGCTTATTATAAACAGCTTTTTGTACAGGCAAATTTAGCCGTTCAGGTACCTTTTGAAAGAATTGATTGCAAACACGTGTTTCATATTTTTTCGATCAAAGTTGAAAATAGATCGTCTTTGCTTGATTTACTAAAGAGAGAGGAGATAGAAGCGGCTGTACACTATCCGAAAATTTTACCTGACTTGACTGTTTTTAATCCTTCTAATCATAAATCCGATGAATTTGTTCATTCACGTCACGACACATCTCAATGTGTATCTTTACCTATGTATGCTGAGTTGACTCGTGAACAGATAGAAAAAGTAGTCGAGATTATTTCAAAATCGAACTGA
- a CDS encoding glycosyltransferase family 2 protein, giving the protein MLKISVIIPTYNRSAILSQCLDSLLLQNYPKENYEILVVDNASKDGTFEVVNDYQRKYGKDLIRYVYEVKPGLVHARHCGYKNSQYDILSYTDDDAILHPNWLASIAKSFESSDSPSAVGGKILIRWNETPPDWIFPYESLLGKLDYGNEDFVKEGLFINGGNFHIRKEILKILGGFNPDQIGDWLIGDGETGLCRKLHKNGYMIGWAPNALMEHYQVVSKNATKEDIKRRYINNGRCEVYDLVVAKNSKFSVILKYFMKTSIRLLESFLGILKYFFRAEYSEPKLGYYFIFHFYLTQYLYFLNLKLNSRFRKLVYETSWLEES; this is encoded by the coding sequence ATGCTAAAGATTTCAGTCATTATACCTACTTATAATCGATCGGCAATTCTTTCACAGTGTCTAGATTCTTTACTTTTGCAAAATTACCCAAAAGAAAATTACGAAATCTTAGTTGTTGATAACGCTTCCAAAGATGGAACTTTTGAAGTAGTTAATGATTATCAGAGAAAATATGGAAAGGATTTGATTCGTTATGTTTACGAAGTAAAGCCGGGATTGGTGCACGCTCGTCACTGCGGCTATAAAAATTCACAGTATGATATTCTTTCCTATACGGATGATGACGCGATTCTTCATCCTAATTGGCTGGCTTCGATTGCAAAATCATTCGAGTCTTCCGATAGTCCTTCTGCAGTAGGCGGTAAGATTTTGATTCGTTGGAATGAAACTCCGCCAGATTGGATTTTTCCTTATGAATCTCTATTGGGGAAATTGGATTATGGAAATGAGGATTTTGTTAAAGAGGGACTGTTTATTAATGGTGGGAATTTTCATATCCGTAAAGAAATTCTAAAAATTTTGGGTGGGTTTAATCCCGATCAAATTGGTGATTGGCTGATTGGAGACGGTGAGACCGGATTGTGCAGAAAATTGCATAAAAACGGCTATATGATAGGGTGGGCACCGAATGCACTAATGGAACATTATCAAGTTGTATCTAAAAACGCTACGAAGGAAGATATCAAAAGACGTTATATCAACAATGGACGTTGTGAAGTTTATGATTTAGTAGTTGCAAAAAACTCTAAATTCTCTGTTATTTTAAAATATTTTATGAAAACTTCAATTAGACTTCTTGAAAGTTTTCTTGGAATTTTGAAATATTTTTTTCGTGCAGAATATTCAGAACCGAAATTAGGATATTATTTTATTTTTCATTTTTATTTAACGCAATACCTATATTTTCTTAATCTCAAACTGAACTCAAGATTTCGAAAATTAGTCTACGAAACGAGCTGGCTGGAAGAATCATGA
- a CDS encoding DegT/DnrJ/EryC1/StrS family aminotransferase — translation MIEDKFLPVCEPSLLGNEAKYVSDAVSTGWISSSGKYVQAFETSFANYCKVEYAVGVCNGTVAIHLALRALDIGPGDEVIIPSFTMISTAFAICYTGAMPVFVDCLPDTWNMDPDAFRKKITSKTKAVIPVHIMGLMCDMDAISNIASEYGIKVIEDAAEAHGAEYKGKRSGSLSEISCFSFFANKNLSTGEGGMCLTHKPELFDKLRYFKNLCFPLDAAREYIHQDIGFNYRLSNLHAAVGLAQVEKADEYKKMRSHNNMLYRKFLKEVSGIQFQKDSDSIYGHVHWMNSIIVDKTKFGKNRDELMAYLKENQIDSRKLFAGMHRQPSLKKYGCDMSGDYAATDFLSENGLYLPSTSNLKEAQIARVSDTIFNFANIKVS, via the coding sequence ATGATCGAAGATAAATTTTTACCAGTTTGTGAGCCTTCTTTATTAGGAAATGAAGCAAAGTATGTTTCTGACGCCGTTTCAACGGGTTGGATCTCTTCATCCGGAAAATATGTTCAGGCATTCGAGACCTCCTTTGCAAATTACTGCAAAGTAGAATATGCAGTCGGTGTGTGTAACGGTACAGTAGCTATACACTTAGCTTTGCGTGCTTTGGATATTGGCCCCGGAGACGAAGTAATCATTCCATCGTTTACGATGATTTCAACGGCCTTTGCTATTTGTTATACTGGAGCAATGCCCGTTTTTGTAGATTGTTTGCCTGATACCTGGAATATGGATCCAGATGCGTTTCGTAAAAAAATCACTTCCAAAACGAAAGCAGTGATCCCTGTTCATATTATGGGACTAATGTGCGATATGGATGCAATATCGAATATCGCGTCCGAATATGGAATCAAAGTGATTGAGGACGCTGCAGAAGCGCATGGAGCGGAATACAAAGGGAAACGATCCGGTTCTCTTTCTGAGATTTCCTGTTTTAGTTTTTTTGCAAATAAGAATTTATCGACCGGGGAAGGAGGAATGTGTCTCACTCATAAGCCGGAGCTTTTTGACAAATTAAGATATTTTAAGAATTTATGTTTTCCTTTGGATGCTGCGAGAGAATATATTCATCAGGATATCGGATTCAATTATAGATTATCGAATTTGCATGCGGCAGTTGGTCTTGCTCAAGTGGAGAAAGCGGATGAATATAAAAAAATGAGAAGTCATAATAACATGCTTTATAGGAAATTCTTGAAGGAAGTATCTGGAATTCAATTTCAAAAAGATTCAGATTCTATTTACGGACATGTTCATTGGATGAATTCTATTATAGTTGATAAAACGAAATTCGGTAAAAATAGAGACGAGTTGATGGCATATTTAAAAGAAAACCAGATCGATTCTAGGAAATTATTCGCTGGAATGCATAGGCAACCTAGTCTAAAAAAATACGGATGCGATATGTCTGGCGATTATGCCGCTACAGATTTTCTATCTGAAAACGGACTTTATCTTCCATCGACAAGCAATCTTAAAGAAGCGCAAATTGCGCGGGTTTCCGATACGATTTTTAATTTCGCAAACATAAAGGTTTCTTAA
- a CDS encoding class I SAM-dependent methyltransferase — MSQFGKYSEYYDLLYEDKDYEGETAYVDSLLKETSPVSSFSLLELGCGTGKHAILLAQKGYQVTGVDVSKKMLTEAEERKKTLSSEAQPTFVFGDVRSVRIQKKFDIVVSLFHVMSYQTTNKDICDAFETASVHCKDGGIFLFDVWYGPAVLTQLPETRIKRLRSKTVEITRLAESNHFPNKNLVEVNYEVWIKDIQLDRVDVLKEKHPMRYFFTPELEFLLASSGFSILKTEEWMTGKKPGTDTWGVVFVAQKNASVKAQ; from the coding sequence ATGTCACAATTCGGTAAATATTCTGAATATTACGATCTTTTGTATGAAGACAAGGATTATGAGGGCGAGACGGCTTATGTCGATTCTCTGTTGAAAGAGACTTCACCGGTTTCGTCTTTTTCTCTTCTGGAGTTGGGTTGTGGAACAGGTAAACACGCTATTCTTCTTGCGCAGAAGGGGTATCAAGTTACCGGTGTCGATGTATCAAAGAAGATGCTTACAGAGGCCGAAGAAAGAAAAAAGACCCTAAGCTCCGAAGCACAACCGACTTTTGTATTCGGTGATGTTAGAAGCGTCCGAATTCAAAAGAAATTTGATATAGTCGTTTCTTTGTTTCACGTCATGTCATACCAGACGACGAACAAGGACATTTGCGACGCTTTTGAAACCGCTTCGGTTCATTGCAAAGACGGTGGGATTTTTCTTTTTGATGTCTGGTATGGTCCTGCCGTTTTGACTCAGTTGCCGGAAACTAGAATCAAACGTCTTCGAAGCAAGACTGTCGAAATTACTCGCTTAGCGGAATCGAATCATTTTCCCAATAAAAATTTAGTCGAAGTGAACTACGAAGTCTGGATCAAGGATATCCAATTGGATCGTGTCGATGTCCTGAAGGAAAAACATCCGATGCGTTACTTTTTCACTCCCGAACTCGAGTTCCTGCTTGCTAGTTCCGGTTTTTCCATTTTGAAAACAGAAGAATGGATGACCGGAAAAAAACCAGGAACGGATACCTGGGGAGTCGTATTTGTCGCGCAAAAGAATGCATCCGTGAAAGCTCAATGA
- a CDS encoding TylF/MycF/NovP-related O-methyltransferase, with protein MKNKIEGDIVECGVWRGGSMMATAYRLMHLKASRMLYLFDTFDGMSPASSEDVSIIGENAKSYLDLKKKTEDDTMWAYAPIERVKENLYGTQYPKDKIHFIKGKVENTLPHKKLKKIAILRLDTDWYNSTLHELETLFPLLVKGGVLIIDDYGHWQGARKAVDEYIKRKKVKIFLNRVDYTCRLAIKQ; from the coding sequence GTGAAAAATAAAATCGAAGGCGATATTGTAGAATGCGGAGTTTGGCGGGGAGGAAGTATGATGGCCACTGCGTACCGCTTGATGCATTTGAAAGCAAGTCGTATGTTGTATTTATTCGATACTTTTGACGGAATGAGCCCCGCTTCTTCCGAGGACGTATCCATTATCGGAGAAAATGCAAAATCGTATTTAGATTTAAAAAAGAAAACCGAAGATGATACGATGTGGGCATACGCACCGATTGAACGAGTTAAGGAGAATTTATACGGCACTCAATATCCAAAAGATAAAATCCATTTTATTAAAGGGAAAGTGGAGAATACCTTACCTCATAAAAAGTTAAAAAAAATAGCCATTTTGAGATTGGACACTGATTGGTATAATTCAACATTGCATGAGCTGGAAACTCTTTTTCCTTTATTGGTAAAAGGCGGTGTATTGATCATTGATGACTATGGTCATTGGCAAGGCGCTCGAAAAGCAGTAGACGAATACATCAAACGCAAAAAAGTGAAAATTTTTCTTAACCGTGTCGATTATACCTGTAGATTGGCTATAAAACAATAA
- a CDS encoding methyltransferase domain-containing protein, which translates to MLVNLGCGNRYHSSWKNIDFIKSGPTVIQHDLSKGIPLVDSSANVVYHSHILEHFSKEAGAAFLRDCFRILKPGGILRVVVPDLEMIISEYGKQMDLARKGDSDAANRYQWILLELFDQVARNRSGGEMLDYWKQKNIPAEAYLIERLGAEVKQFLDKIRSSDFVNVRILMPFYFRILRKLKSFFLNCLGYSLEMAEIGKFRLSGEIHYWMYDEYSLKDALLQTGFVNPQKRNANESNIENFNDYLLDIEADGSVRKPDSLFVEARKPL; encoded by the coding sequence ATGCTCGTAAATTTAGGATGCGGAAATCGTTATCATTCTTCTTGGAAGAATATTGATTTTATAAAAAGCGGGCCGACCGTAATTCAACACGATTTAAGCAAAGGAATTCCGCTCGTCGATTCTTCCGCCAACGTCGTTTATCACTCTCATATTTTGGAGCACTTTTCTAAAGAAGCGGGAGCCGCTTTTCTTCGGGATTGTTTTCGTATTTTGAAGCCAGGAGGGATTCTTCGTGTTGTCGTTCCCGACTTGGAGATGATCATCTCTGAATATGGGAAACAGATGGACCTGGCTAGGAAGGGGGACTCGGATGCTGCGAATCGATACCAGTGGATTCTTCTGGAGCTCTTTGATCAGGTCGCAAGAAATCGTTCCGGTGGCGAGATGTTGGATTACTGGAAACAGAAAAACATTCCAGCGGAAGCTTATCTAATCGAACGTTTGGGAGCCGAGGTAAAACAGTTCCTGGATAAAATCAGATCTTCCGATTTCGTAAACGTTCGGATTTTGATGCCGTTCTATTTTAGAATATTAAGAAAATTGAAATCGTTTTTTCTGAATTGTTTGGGTTATTCGCTTGAAATGGCGGAAATTGGAAAGTTTCGGTTGTCGGGCGAGATTCATTATTGGATGTATGACGAGTATTCTTTAAAAGATGCGCTTTTGCAGACCGGGTTTGTAAATCCACAAAAAAGAAACGCAAATGAATCGAATATCGAAAATTTTAACGATTATCTTTTGGATATAGAGGCAGATGGATCCGTGCGTAAACCGGATTCTCTGTTTGTGGAGGCGCGTAAACCGTTGTGA
- a CDS encoding glycosyltransferase, which yields MKISIVGTNDISGGAARAMYRLHQGLLSAGSDSKIICRYKSSSDARVKQVPMYGTRQSFKNAYSNASYELIQAYIQKNRTSLSNTLFSYPYPGYDLSQNFDIQSSDIINLHWVAYFLSPVNLRSLLDLKKTLVWTLHDEWAYTGGCHYTAGCRHFMDNCSECPQIRTFHSLIPHLSLLDKLDLLSDRISIIAPSRWIYKQAKSSSLFKNSLIECIPNSIDTELYNASSRERKRKEFGFTEDTFVVLFGADSLVEKRKGFKELLEAFQYCDRDSIWNDLMNQGKIHVLLFGHSAEELKTLKIPHTNLGSISDETILSQIYSSADVFILPSLEDNLPNTMLEAFSCETPVIAFPVGGIVDVVDERTGYVADDLHPKSLALKILHSLKNEKERREKGRQGRIRMLEEYSPERQSERYLSFFKLQKDLNKNQMGFSASTYQLGPNAKKGWGAIVKEVGSPFFSLRVVVLIGKKVLFKILRVLFS from the coding sequence GTGAAAATATCGATCGTAGGGACAAACGATATTTCCGGCGGTGCGGCAAGAGCGATGTATCGCTTGCATCAAGGGTTGCTATCGGCAGGTTCCGACTCTAAGATCATTTGTAGATATAAAAGTAGTTCGGACGCAAGAGTGAAACAGGTTCCGATGTATGGAACACGACAAAGTTTTAAAAACGCATATTCAAACGCTTCCTATGAATTGATACAAGCTTATATTCAAAAAAATAGAACTTCTCTTTCCAATACTTTATTTTCCTACCCCTATCCCGGATACGATTTGAGTCAGAATTTTGATATCCAATCTAGCGATATCATCAATTTGCATTGGGTCGCTTATTTCTTATCACCCGTAAATTTACGTTCTTTATTGGATTTAAAAAAAACTTTAGTATGGACTCTTCACGACGAATGGGCTTACACAGGGGGTTGTCATTATACCGCAGGGTGTCGTCATTTTATGGATAATTGCAGTGAATGTCCGCAAATTCGGACGTTTCATTCTTTGATTCCCCATTTATCTTTATTGGATAAACTTGATTTGTTGTCCGATCGAATTTCGATCATAGCTCCCAGTCGATGGATTTACAAGCAGGCGAAATCAAGTTCCTTATTTAAGAATTCTTTGATTGAATGCATTCCAAATTCCATAGATACTGAATTGTATAATGCTTCTTCGCGAGAACGGAAACGGAAAGAATTTGGTTTTACGGAGGATACATTTGTTGTACTTTTTGGAGCGGACTCCTTGGTTGAAAAGAGAAAAGGTTTTAAGGAACTTTTGGAAGCGTTTCAATATTGCGACCGGGATTCGATTTGGAACGATCTCATGAATCAAGGTAAGATCCATGTTTTATTATTTGGACATAGCGCGGAGGAATTAAAAACGCTCAAGATTCCTCATACGAATTTAGGATCTATTTCAGACGAAACTATTCTGTCGCAAATTTATTCTTCGGCGGATGTTTTTATTCTGCCTTCTTTGGAGGATAATCTTCCCAATACGATGCTGGAAGCTTTTTCCTGCGAAACTCCCGTGATCGCTTTTCCCGTGGGGGGGATCGTGGACGTGGTGGATGAAAGGACTGGCTACGTCGCAGACGACCTGCATCCGAAATCATTGGCTCTTAAAATTCTTCATTCTTTGAAAAATGAAAAAGAAAGAAGGGAAAAAGGGAGACAGGGACGAATTCGAATGTTGGAAGAATATTCTCCCGAAAGACAATCCGAAAGATATCTATCCTTTTTTAAGCTCCAAAAGGATCTGAACAAAAACCAGATGGGATTTTCCGCTTCTACTTATCAATTGGGACCTAACGCGAAAAAAGGTTGGGGGGCGATTGTTAAGGAGGTTGGATCGCCTTTTTTTTCTTTGCGTGTGGTCGTTTTGATCGGGAAAAAAGTTCTGTTCAAAATTCTTAGAGTTCTTTTTTCTTAA
- a CDS encoding Gfo/Idh/MocA family protein codes for MLNFALVGCGRISVRHSDLLGNQAIQNARLAAVCDIDLKKAERLGQKYKIPAYSDMHEMMRTEKIDVVVVLTPSGYHAEHVIQLAKYNQHIVVEKPMALTLEDADAMIQACDESGCKLFVVKQNRFNVPVLKLREALEAKRFGKLVMGTIRVRWCRTQEYYDQDSWRGTWALDGGVLTNQASHHIDLLEWMMGDVESVFARSNTSLVNIETEDTAVATIKFKNGALGIVEATTAARPGDLEGSISILGEKGSVVIGGFAVNNIQTWKFAKEAEEDKQIMEKYSVNPPNVYGYGHQAYYEHVVDCIINQKSALVDGLKGRKSLELIMAMYESIETGKEVFLRFQPKECKLGIRNS; via the coding sequence ATGTTAAATTTTGCCTTAGTCGGTTGCGGAAGAATCAGCGTTCGTCATTCGGATCTGCTGGGAAATCAGGCGATCCAGAATGCTCGTTTGGCGGCTGTCTGCGATATCGATTTGAAAAAAGCCGAACGTTTAGGACAGAAATACAAGATCCCGGCTTATTCGGATATGCACGAAATGATGCGTACGGAAAAAATCGACGTTGTCGTCGTATTGACTCCAAGCGGTTATCATGCGGAACATGTCATTCAACTCGCAAAATACAATCAACATATCGTAGTTGAAAAGCCGATGGCTTTGACCTTGGAAGACGCGGATGCAATGATTCAAGCTTGTGATGAAAGCGGCTGTAAACTGTTTGTAGTAAAACAAAATCGTTTTAACGTTCCGGTTCTAAAATTAAGAGAGGCTTTAGAGGCAAAACGGTTTGGCAAATTGGTTATGGGAACCATTCGCGTTCGGTGGTGCAGAACACAAGAATACTACGATCAGGATTCCTGGCGCGGGACCTGGGCTTTAGACGGTGGTGTACTTACCAATCAGGCCAGTCATCATATCGATTTGCTGGAATGGATGATGGGAGACGTGGAAAGCGTGTTTGCCCGAAGTAACACTTCTTTAGTGAACATAGAAACGGAAGACACAGCGGTAGCGACGATCAAATTTAAAAACGGAGCTTTGGGAATCGTGGAAGCGACTACCGCTGCGAGACCGGGTGATTTGGAAGGTTCTATTTCCATCCTGGGTGAAAAGGGTTCCGTAGTGATCGGAGGATTTGCGGTGAACAATATCCAAACTTGGAAGTTTGCTAAAGAGGCGGAGGAAGATAAACAGATCATGGAAAAATATTCCGTCAATCCTCCGAATGTTTACGGATACGGGCATCAGGCTTATTACGAACACGTTGTGGACTGTATTATAAATCAAAAATCCGCGTTGGTAGACGGCCTAAAGGGTCGCAAAAGTCTTGAATTGATCATGGCGATGTATGAATCCATCGAAACCGGTAAAGAAGTTTTCCTTAGATTTCAGCCCAAAGAATGTAAATTAGGGATTCGTAATTCTTGA
- a CDS encoding DapH/DapD/GlmU-related protein, with protein MNNVSIARTAIIHPNVVLGENVVVEDYCIIGSPFKGYSGEFTYIGDNSIIRSHTVIYAGNKIGNGFQTGNKTNIRELNTIGDHVSIGTHSIIEHHVTIEDGVRIHSQVFVPEFCVIKKNAWLGPNCVLTNAKYPRSPGVKDALVGVVIEESAKIGANSTILPGVTIGKSSLVGAGSVVTRNVPKRSIVKGNPAEFLRKIDYD; from the coding sequence TTGAACAACGTATCTATCGCCCGTACGGCCATCATTCATCCTAACGTAGTTTTGGGCGAGAATGTGGTTGTTGAGGATTATTGCATCATAGGAAGTCCATTCAAAGGGTATTCGGGGGAATTTACTTATATCGGAGATAACAGCATCATCCGTTCTCACACAGTGATTTACGCGGGTAATAAAATCGGTAACGGATTCCAAACTGGGAACAAGACGAACATCCGCGAATTGAATACGATTGGAGATCATGTCAGCATAGGAACCCATTCTATCATCGAACATCATGTCACCATCGAAGACGGGGTTCGAATTCATTCGCAGGTATTTGTTCCGGAATTTTGCGTGATCAAAAAGAACGCATGGTTAGGACCTAATTGTGTGCTTACGAACGCAAAATATCCGAGATCTCCCGGAGTTAAGGATGCCTTAGTCGGCGTCGTCATCGAAGAAAGCGCAAAGATTGGCGCGAATTCTACGATTCTTCCCGGAGTGACGATCGGTAAAAGCTCTCTTGTGGGCGCCGGATCCGTGGTAACTCGGAATGTTCCGAAAAGGTCGATCGTAAAAGGAAATCCTGCTGAATTTTTGAGAAAGATCGATTATGACTGA